The Cataglyphis hispanica isolate Lineage 1 chromosome 5, ULB_Chis1_1.0, whole genome shotgun sequence genome has a segment encoding these proteins:
- the LOC126849689 gene encoding E3 ubiquitin-protein ligase XIAP-like isoform X1: MNRNRSCTRGSGGGNLHDSRVACRRCLVLLSSHQFDGVLYVIVVVTFFFSRHEAKFFRSFLPRLLRLLRPYLRRASRPQAKKHPKKYITKMTGCIEQYMLPPNRLRSAPSITSQFIDLHDETDNIDYRFESARLESFKNWKYMMKPEKLAAAGFYYIGDKDRVKCFECHVEMCQWQPHDNPMGDHQRWSGRCRFVRNFPCGNVPIGADPNTIPASVPKGIDVCGPYNTIYMPYSGPDNEEFSTENAMKFNIGGLTATRPKHPEYASYDARLCTFERWPKAMSQTKEELAAAGFFYTGNGDQTLCYHCGGGLRDWEPEDDPWEQHAKWFDYCSYLLIVKGRDYVSKFVGRTYAKSDIVKPSANIKQDQTSDKAYDECTAGSSQNSTNSENANKENTESSEACVEEQSTVKAPCDKPVDKDARMCKICYSRELRMVFMPCGHLLACAECAKNMKICGVCRKPVEVTVQAYIP, from the exons atGAACAGAAATAGAAGTTGTACGCGTGGTAGTGGTGGGGGCAACCTCCATGATTCCAGAGTTGCCTGTAGGCGCTGTTTGGTGCTGCTTTCCAGCCATCAGTTTGACGGTGTGTTGTATGTGATAGTGGTGGTCACATTCTTCTTCAGCAGGCATGAAGCCAAGTTCTTTCGCTCTTTCCTCCCGCGTCTCCTCCGTCTTCTCCGTCCATATCTCCGCAGGGCCAGCC GTCCTCAGGCAAAAAAGCAtcctaagaaatatataacaaagatGACTGGATGCATCGAACAATATATGCTTCCTCCAAACCGTTTACGATCAGCACCATCTATAACGTCCCAATTTATTGATCTACATGATGAAACCGACAACATTGATTATCGATTTGAATCCGCACGATTAGAAAGCTTTAAGAATTGGAAATATATGATGAAACCAGAAAAACTTGCGGCTGctggattttattatattggcGATAAGGACAGGGTAAAATGCTTCGAATGTCATGTAGAGATGTGCCAGTGGCAGCCACACGACAATCCAATGGGCGATCATCAGCGATGGTCTGGAAGATGTAGATTCGTTCGTAATTTCCCATGTGGCAACGTGCCAATCGGCGCAGATCCTAATACGATTCCGGCATCTGTACCTAAAGGAATCGATGTATGTGGACCTTATAATACGATCTATATGCCATATTCTGGTCCCGATAATGAAGAATTTAGCACAGAAAACGCCATGAAATTTAACATAGGAGGACTTACTGCCACAAGACCGAAGCATCCTGAATATGCTAGTTATGATGCCAGATTATGTACATTTGAAAGATGGCCTAAAGCAATGTCACAAACTAAAGAAGAATTAGCAGCTGCTGGTTTTTTCTACACAGGAAATGGTGACCAAACATTATGCTACCATTGTGGAGGAGGATTGAGAGATTGGGAGCCAGAAGATGATCCTTGGGAACAACACGCTAAATGGTTTGACTACTGTTCATACTTGCTTATTGTCAAAGGGAGGGATTATGTAAGCAAGTTTGTTGGAAGGACATATGCTAAAtcg GATATTGTGAAACCATCTGCAAACATTAAACAAGATCAAACATCCGATAAAGCTTACGACGAGTGTACTGCTGGAAGTTCTCAAAACTCTACTAATTCCGAAAATGCTAACAAAGAGAATACAGAGTCAAGTGAAGCCTGTGTCGAAGAACAATCTACTGTCAAAGCACCTTGTGATAAACCAGTCGATAAGGATGCAAGAATGTGCAAAATATGCTACAGTAGAGAATTACGAATGGTATTTATGCCATGTGGGCATTTACTAGCCTGTGCAGAGTGCGCAAAGAACATGAAAATTTGTGGAGTATGTCGTAAACCTGTAGAGGTTACCGTACAGGCATACATTCCATAG
- the LOC126849689 gene encoding E3 ubiquitin-protein ligase XIAP-like isoform X2: protein MHNIFSRPQAKKHPKKYITKMTGCIEQYMLPPNRLRSAPSITSQFIDLHDETDNIDYRFESARLESFKNWKYMMKPEKLAAAGFYYIGDKDRVKCFECHVEMCQWQPHDNPMGDHQRWSGRCRFVRNFPCGNVPIGADPNTIPASVPKGIDVCGPYNTIYMPYSGPDNEEFSTENAMKFNIGGLTATRPKHPEYASYDARLCTFERWPKAMSQTKEELAAAGFFYTGNGDQTLCYHCGGGLRDWEPEDDPWEQHAKWFDYCSYLLIVKGRDYVSKFVGRTYAKSDIVKPSANIKQDQTSDKAYDECTAGSSQNSTNSENANKENTESSEACVEEQSTVKAPCDKPVDKDARMCKICYSRELRMVFMPCGHLLACAECAKNMKICGVCRKPVEVTVQAYIP from the exons ATGCACAACATTTTTTCAC GTCCTCAGGCAAAAAAGCAtcctaagaaatatataacaaagatGACTGGATGCATCGAACAATATATGCTTCCTCCAAACCGTTTACGATCAGCACCATCTATAACGTCCCAATTTATTGATCTACATGATGAAACCGACAACATTGATTATCGATTTGAATCCGCACGATTAGAAAGCTTTAAGAATTGGAAATATATGATGAAACCAGAAAAACTTGCGGCTGctggattttattatattggcGATAAGGACAGGGTAAAATGCTTCGAATGTCATGTAGAGATGTGCCAGTGGCAGCCACACGACAATCCAATGGGCGATCATCAGCGATGGTCTGGAAGATGTAGATTCGTTCGTAATTTCCCATGTGGCAACGTGCCAATCGGCGCAGATCCTAATACGATTCCGGCATCTGTACCTAAAGGAATCGATGTATGTGGACCTTATAATACGATCTATATGCCATATTCTGGTCCCGATAATGAAGAATTTAGCACAGAAAACGCCATGAAATTTAACATAGGAGGACTTACTGCCACAAGACCGAAGCATCCTGAATATGCTAGTTATGATGCCAGATTATGTACATTTGAAAGATGGCCTAAAGCAATGTCACAAACTAAAGAAGAATTAGCAGCTGCTGGTTTTTTCTACACAGGAAATGGTGACCAAACATTATGCTACCATTGTGGAGGAGGATTGAGAGATTGGGAGCCAGAAGATGATCCTTGGGAACAACACGCTAAATGGTTTGACTACTGTTCATACTTGCTTATTGTCAAAGGGAGGGATTATGTAAGCAAGTTTGTTGGAAGGACATATGCTAAAtcg GATATTGTGAAACCATCTGCAAACATTAAACAAGATCAAACATCCGATAAAGCTTACGACGAGTGTACTGCTGGAAGTTCTCAAAACTCTACTAATTCCGAAAATGCTAACAAAGAGAATACAGAGTCAAGTGAAGCCTGTGTCGAAGAACAATCTACTGTCAAAGCACCTTGTGATAAACCAGTCGATAAGGATGCAAGAATGTGCAAAATATGCTACAGTAGAGAATTACGAATGGTATTTATGCCATGTGGGCATTTACTAGCCTGTGCAGAGTGCGCAAAGAACATGAAAATTTGTGGAGTATGTCGTAAACCTGTAGAGGTTACCGTACAGGCATACATTCCATAG